In one Bacillota bacterium genomic region, the following are encoded:
- a CDS encoding IS110 family transposase: MKGTTRFVGLDVSKETLAVAVAEEGREGTRYWGTIANRPEEVRKLVQKLGQPEELMVAYEAGPTGYGLYRQLSEMGIVCV; encoded by the coding sequence ATGAAGGGTACCACACGGTTCGTCGGTCTGGACGTCTCCAAGGAGACCCTTGCGGTGGCGGTGGCGGAGGAGGGGCGCGAGGGCACCCGGTACTGGGGCACGATCGCCAACCGTCCTGAAGAGGTGCGGAAGCTGGTGCAGAAGCTCGGCCAGCCGGAAGAGTTGATGGTCGCCTACGAGGCCGGACCGACCGGCTACGGACTCTACCGGCAGCTGAGCGAGATGGGAATCGTCTGCGT